In Quadrisphaera setariae, a single genomic region encodes these proteins:
- a CDS encoding LacI family DNA-binding transcriptional regulator produces MRHPFRVREIAAQAGLSEATVDRALHGRPGVRPSTARQVERAIADLQRQADQLQLGGRTWVLDVVVQAPLRFSVEVRAALEAELPGLRPAVVRARFHLLDGSDPDPVVAALRTVASARSDGVVLKAPQHPDVVAAVAALAEAGVPVVTLVTDLPGSARTAYVGLDNRGAGRTAAHLVDQWLGADRPEGGDVLVVRSGSADLGEDERAAGFAEVLAERRVLEVRDDEVDPRSVVDDLRAALQRDDDGAPAPVVAAVYAMYAGAGGATAVLDALAQHGRAPRVVVVHDLAAEHLGLLRAGRVSAVLHHDLRPHLRRAARVLLQSRGGLPGPVRSWASPVQVVTRFNVPRTGEG; encoded by the coding sequence GTGCGCCACCCGTTCCGCGTGCGTGAGATCGCCGCCCAGGCCGGCCTGTCCGAGGCCACCGTCGACAGGGCCCTGCACGGCCGCCCCGGCGTCCGCCCGTCCACGGCCCGGCAGGTGGAGCGCGCCATCGCCGACCTGCAGCGCCAGGCCGACCAGCTGCAGCTGGGCGGGCGGACCTGGGTGCTCGACGTGGTGGTCCAGGCCCCGCTGCGCTTCTCCGTGGAGGTGCGGGCAGCGCTGGAGGCGGAGCTGCCCGGTCTGCGGCCCGCGGTGGTCAGGGCCCGTTTCCACCTGCTCGACGGGTCGGACCCCGACCCCGTGGTGGCGGCCCTGCGCACGGTGGCGAGCGCCCGGTCCGACGGCGTGGTGCTGAAGGCCCCGCAGCATCCCGACGTGGTCGCCGCCGTCGCAGCGCTCGCGGAGGCGGGCGTTCCCGTGGTCACCCTCGTCACTGACCTGCCCGGGTCGGCGCGCACGGCCTACGTGGGTCTGGACAACCGCGGCGCCGGCCGCACGGCGGCGCACCTCGTGGACCAGTGGCTCGGCGCCGACCGCCCCGAGGGGGGCGACGTGCTCGTGGTGCGCAGCGGCAGCGCTGACCTCGGCGAGGACGAGCGCGCCGCCGGCTTCGCGGAGGTGCTGGCCGAGCGGCGGGTGCTCGAGGTCCGTGACGACGAGGTCGACCCGCGATCGGTGGTCGACGACCTCCGGGCCGCGCTGCAGAGGGACGACGACGGCGCGCCGGCGCCCGTGGTCGCCGCCGTCTACGCCATGTACGCCGGGGCGGGTGGCGCCACCGCCGTGCTCGATGCGCTGGCGCAGCACGGGCGTGCGCCGCGCGTCGTCGTCGTGCACGACCTCGCCGCGGAGCACCTGGGGCTGCTGCGCGCCGGACGCGTCTCGGCGGTGCTCCACCACGACCTGCGCCCCCACCTGCGCCGCGCCGCGCGGGTGCTCCTGCAGTCCCGTGGGGGCCTGCCGGGCCCGGTGCGCTCGTGGGCGTCCCCGGTGCAGGTGGTGACGCGCTTCAACGTGCCCCGCACCGGCGAGGGGTGA
- a CDS encoding methyl-accepting chemotaxis protein, whose amino-acid sequence MLRRLADLRIAVKLGLGFGVVCLLLVAVSAIGVVRLGQAQAQLDYLSTSGLESVDAADKTQSSFTQARLDLANAALTPDAAGTEKALAELDAEQAKLDERWKAYLASQPSTTQAQQDAFTTDLATWRAAVQQLVPLAKANDLAAFVALRDSDATPPARSAAKALDEITTVEKAAAVGVADTAKAAYHAAVALLVGCSVLAVALAAGIAVVVSRSVTRPLGKVVEVMAGVATGRLDVRVGLDRKDEVGQLATSTDTSLDALASAMRDITGEAAALATTSTSLASVSAQMASGAQEAAAQSQVVAAASEEVSVSISTVAAAGEEMTAAIAQIASATSEASAMASNAVAAASSAGSAIERLGTSSQEIGDVVKLITSIAEQTNLLALNATIEAARAGEMGKGFAVVAGEVKELARQTAAATEEIVAKVSATQGDASAAGAAVLQIGEVIARIDEVQSTIAAAVEEQSATTSEMVRNVTEVSTGSAQISENIAGIAAGTEQNRGSAAHTAGTAADLTSAASRLAELTGRFTV is encoded by the coding sequence GTGCTCCGTCGTCTCGCCGACCTCAGGATCGCCGTCAAGCTCGGCCTCGGCTTCGGGGTGGTGTGCCTGCTGCTGGTGGCGGTCAGCGCCATCGGCGTGGTCCGCCTCGGCCAGGCGCAGGCGCAGCTCGACTACCTGTCGACGAGCGGCTTGGAGTCCGTGGACGCCGCGGACAAGACGCAGAGCTCGTTCACGCAGGCCCGGCTCGACCTGGCCAACGCTGCGCTGACTCCGGACGCCGCCGGCACGGAGAAGGCGCTCGCCGAGCTGGACGCGGAGCAGGCGAAGCTGGACGAGCGGTGGAAGGCGTACCTGGCCAGCCAGCCGAGCACCACCCAGGCCCAGCAGGACGCCTTCACCACCGACCTCGCCACCTGGCGCGCCGCGGTCCAGCAGCTCGTGCCGCTCGCCAAGGCCAACGACCTGGCGGCGTTCGTCGCGCTGCGCGACTCCGACGCCACGCCGCCGGCCAGGTCCGCCGCCAAGGCGCTGGACGAGATCACGACCGTGGAGAAGGCGGCGGCGGTCGGGGTCGCGGACACGGCGAAGGCCGCCTACCACGCGGCGGTCGCGCTGCTGGTGGGCTGCTCGGTGCTGGCCGTCGCCCTGGCCGCAGGCATCGCCGTGGTGGTCTCCCGCTCGGTGACGCGCCCGCTGGGGAAGGTGGTGGAGGTCATGGCCGGCGTGGCCACCGGCCGCCTCGACGTGCGCGTGGGCCTCGACCGCAAGGACGAGGTCGGCCAGCTGGCCACCTCCACCGACACCTCCCTGGACGCCCTGGCCTCCGCCATGCGCGACATCACCGGCGAGGCCGCCGCCCTGGCGACCACCTCGACGTCCCTGGCGAGCGTGTCCGCCCAGATGGCCTCCGGCGCGCAGGAGGCCGCAGCCCAGTCCCAGGTGGTCGCCGCCGCCTCCGAGGAGGTCTCGGTCTCCATCTCCACCGTCGCCGCCGCTGGCGAGGAGATGACCGCCGCTATCGCCCAGATCGCCTCTGCCACCTCCGAGGCCTCCGCGATGGCGTCGAACGCCGTGGCCGCCGCCTCCTCCGCCGGCTCCGCCATCGAGCGGCTCGGCACCTCCAGCCAGGAGATCGGCGACGTCGTCAAGCTCATCACCTCCATCGCCGAGCAGACCAACCTCCTGGCCCTGAACGCCACCATCGAAGCCGCCCGCGCCGGGGAGATGGGCAAGGGCTTCGCGGTGGTCGCCGGGGAGGTCAAGGAGCTGGCCCGCCAGACCGCGGCGGCCACCGAGGAGATCGTGGCCAAGGTCAGCGCCACCCAGGGCGACGCCTCCGCCGCCGGGGCGGCGGTCCTGCAGATCGGTGAGGTGATCGCCCGCATCGACGAGGTGCAGTCCACGATCGCGGCGGCGGTGGAGGAGCAGTCGGCCACGACCTCCGAGATGGTCAGGAACGTCACCGAGGTCTCCACCGGGTCGGCGCAGATCTCGGAGAACATCGCCGGGATCGCCGCCGGCACCGAGCAGAACCGGGGCAGCGCGGCTCACACGGCCGGCACCGCAGCCGACCTGACCTCGGCTGCCTCGCGCCTGGCCGAGCTCACGGGGCGCTTCACCGTCTGA
- a CDS encoding MFS transporter produces MSGTLGRRLLVPGSALLWGLQFAVLVPSLALLLVALYDATPSQVGWVLGVYNGAGFVAALVVPAWADRRGDYLVPMLGCSALTLLLAVALWWVTGLPGAVVALVVLGAPAGVGVSLLFAHLRHEGAGTAQVTRVRAVVSFAWIAGPPLATFLIATAGERALLPALAVLAVLNGATTAAMVRHRRRRTAEGLPATSAPDDAIPVSRSGVALVTLGFVLLQAANATVVSVMALFTTRGLGLDVVWSGVALGVAAAAEIPALLLLGRLGSRVSDLALVVSGSAVGVVYFALMTVVSGPAGLVAVQLLNAWTFAVIAGTGLGLFQRIITRPGLASGLYANTRRLGGVVSGPVIGLGGATAWGYGAAFLVCAGLTVLGVVLVVVALRTARTTATA; encoded by the coding sequence GTGAGCGGAACGCTCGGGCGTCGCCTGCTCGTGCCGGGCAGCGCGCTGCTGTGGGGCCTGCAGTTCGCCGTGCTCGTCCCCTCCCTCGCGCTGCTGCTGGTCGCCCTGTACGACGCGACGCCCTCCCAGGTCGGCTGGGTGCTCGGCGTCTACAACGGAGCCGGGTTCGTCGCGGCCCTCGTCGTCCCGGCCTGGGCCGACCGCCGCGGCGACTACCTCGTGCCGATGCTCGGCTGCTCCGCCCTCACGCTCCTGCTCGCGGTGGCGCTGTGGTGGGTCACCGGACTGCCCGGGGCGGTGGTCGCGCTCGTCGTGCTCGGGGCGCCCGCGGGGGTGGGCGTGTCGCTGCTCTTCGCCCACCTGCGCCACGAGGGAGCGGGCACGGCGCAGGTGACGCGGGTGCGCGCCGTGGTCTCGTTCGCGTGGATCGCGGGGCCCCCGCTGGCGACCTTCCTCATCGCCACCGCGGGCGAGCGGGCCCTGCTGCCGGCGCTCGCCGTCCTCGCCGTCCTCAACGGGGCGACGACGGCCGCGATGGTGCGGCACCGGCGGCGCCGCACCGCTGAGGGCCTCCCGGCGACCAGCGCCCCGGACGACGCGATCCCCGTCTCCCGCTCCGGGGTGGCCCTCGTGACGCTCGGCTTCGTGCTGCTGCAGGCCGCCAACGCCACGGTGGTGTCCGTGATGGCGCTGTTCACGACCCGCGGCCTCGGGCTCGACGTGGTCTGGTCGGGTGTCGCCCTCGGCGTGGCGGCCGCCGCGGAGATCCCGGCGCTGCTCCTGCTGGGGCGGCTGGGCAGCCGCGTCTCCGACCTCGCGCTCGTGGTCTCGGGCAGCGCGGTGGGCGTCGTCTACTTCGCGCTCATGACCGTGGTGAGCGGGCCCGCGGGACTCGTGGCGGTGCAGCTGCTCAACGCGTGGACCTTCGCGGTGATCGCCGGCACCGGGCTGGGGCTGTTCCAGCGGATCATCACCCGGCCCGGGCTCGCGTCCGGGCTGTACGCCAACACGAGGCGCCTCGGCGGTGTGGTGAGCGGCCCGGTCATCGGGCTGGGCGGGGCGACGGCCTGGGGGTACGGCGCCGCGTTCCTCGTGTGCGCGGGGCTGACGGTGCTGGGAGTGGTGCTCGTGGTGGTCGCGCTGCGGACCGCCCGCACCACCGCCACCGCCTGA
- a CDS encoding helix-turn-helix transcriptional regulator, protein MTVRSSEVSTFLTSRRQRLTPERAGVVSHGRRRVAGLRREEVAQLAGVSTDYYSRMERGDLAGASEEVLEALARALQLDEAEREHLFDLARAAAAGSRMRRRAAPARRPVLRAPLQQVLDATTDAPAFVRTGSRDVLAANALGRALYSPLYESAALSGHALPNSVRFAFLDPRARTYFSDWERTADDAVAALRGEAGRHPFDRALTDLVGELATRSEEFRTRWAAHDVRHHRSGTKHLHHPVVGDLVLAFEVMDLPADPGLTLAVYTAAPGSPSADALRLLASWAAGAGSSTGADAVRTP, encoded by the coding sequence GTGACGGTCCGCTCCTCCGAGGTCAGCACCTTCCTCACCAGCCGCCGCCAGCGCCTCACGCCCGAGCGCGCCGGCGTGGTCTCGCACGGCCGGCGCCGCGTGGCGGGGCTGCGGCGCGAGGAGGTCGCGCAGCTGGCCGGGGTGAGCACGGACTACTACTCCCGGATGGAACGCGGTGACCTCGCCGGAGCCTCCGAGGAGGTGCTCGAGGCCCTCGCACGGGCCCTGCAGCTGGACGAGGCCGAGCGCGAGCACCTCTTCGACCTCGCCCGGGCCGCCGCCGCGGGCTCACGGATGCGGCGGCGGGCCGCTCCCGCACGCCGCCCCGTGCTGCGCGCACCGCTGCAGCAGGTGCTGGACGCCACCACCGACGCGCCGGCCTTCGTGCGCACGGGCAGCCGCGACGTGCTCGCGGCCAACGCCCTCGGGCGGGCGCTGTACTCCCCGCTGTACGAGAGCGCCGCGCTGTCGGGCCACGCACTGCCCAACAGCGTCCGGTTCGCCTTCCTCGACCCGCGTGCGCGCACCTACTTCAGCGACTGGGAGCGCACCGCCGACGACGCCGTCGCCGCGCTGCGCGGAGAGGCCGGGCGCCACCCCTTCGACCGCGCCCTGACGGACCTCGTGGGGGAGCTGGCCACCCGCAGCGAGGAGTTCCGCACCCGCTGGGCCGCCCACGACGTGCGCCACCACCGCAGCGGGACCAAGCACCTGCACCACCCGGTGGTCGGTGACCTGGTGCTCGCCTTCGAGGTCATGGACCTCCCGGCCGACCCCGGGCTGACGCTGGCGGTCTACACCGCAGCCCCGGGCTCGCCGTCGGCCGACGCGCTGCGGCTGCTGGCCAGCTGGGCCGCCGGTGCGGGGTCGAGCACGGGGGCCGACGCGGTGCGCACGCCGTGA
- a CDS encoding DedA family protein gives MGIGRTALLGLGVLVGSAVPFVPTGEVVSAAATLASGSWLDLVVVFAVVLVASVLGDSTLLLGAGVVSRLVTPAQRAWLGARRLAPAVGRARARIASHAPQAVLTGRLVPGGRAPVIIALGIARYPVGRFMAADALACGAWAGIYVALGALGGRVSGHPLLGIGVAVVCAVALGLGVSQVQRLLQHRRSPSPAA, from the coding sequence GTGGGGATCGGCCGGACGGCACTGCTCGGACTGGGCGTGCTGGTCGGCTCCGCCGTCCCGTTCGTCCCCACCGGCGAGGTGGTGAGCGCCGCGGCGACCCTCGCGTCGGGCTCGTGGCTCGACCTGGTGGTCGTCTTCGCCGTCGTCCTCGTGGCCTCGGTGCTCGGTGACAGCACGCTGCTGCTCGGGGCTGGGGTGGTCTCGCGCCTGGTGACCCCCGCCCAGCGGGCCTGGCTCGGGGCGAGGCGGCTGGCGCCCGCGGTGGGCCGCGCGCGGGCGCGCATCGCCTCCCACGCCCCGCAGGCCGTGCTCACCGGGCGCCTCGTGCCCGGTGGCCGGGCCCCGGTGATCATCGCGCTGGGCATCGCCCGCTACCCCGTGGGGCGCTTCATGGCAGCGGACGCCCTCGCCTGCGGGGCGTGGGCCGGCATCTACGTGGCGCTCGGCGCCCTGGGAGGGCGCGTCTCCGGGCACCCCCTCCTGGGGATCGGGGTGGCCGTGGTCTGCGCCGTCGCCCTCGGGCTGGGCGTCTCGCAGGTCCAGCGGCTGCTCCAGCACCGCCGGTCGCCGTCCCCCGCCGCCTGA
- a CDS encoding sugar phosphate isomerase/epimerase family protein, which translates to MEIGVYTAVLHDRDLRSALATAKELGLEGVEVNAGGFIGTPHLPVDAVLASDDARDEYLGLFEEAGVHLNGLNVNGNALHVNPAVRAKHSGDLVRSIALAERLGQHSVVCMSGLPEGAPGAVAPTWIVNPWDSSWLDALEHQWSLAVPYWRELDRRAADADVHLCIEMHPQNLVFNPSTLERLVEQTGATHVGAEMDPSHLFWQQIDPVAAIRHLGPLVRHAAAKDVRINPAAAIHGVLDDRFRRLRPDEDRVGLGTGPGTDGEHYVNEWPEDSAWDFVAVGNGHDVDFWAEFLRALHEVDPDMKVNIEHEDTALGRIEGLRVAADTLARARAAAGV; encoded by the coding sequence ATGGAGATCGGCGTCTACACCGCTGTCCTGCACGACCGCGACCTGCGCTCCGCACTGGCCACCGCCAAGGAGCTCGGCCTGGAGGGGGTCGAGGTCAACGCCGGCGGCTTCATCGGGACGCCCCACCTGCCGGTCGACGCCGTGCTCGCCTCCGACGACGCCCGCGACGAGTACCTGGGACTGTTCGAGGAGGCCGGCGTCCACCTCAACGGCCTCAACGTCAACGGCAACGCGCTCCACGTGAACCCCGCCGTGCGCGCCAAGCACTCCGGCGACCTGGTCCGCTCGATCGCGCTCGCCGAGCGCCTCGGACAGCACAGCGTCGTCTGCATGTCGGGCCTGCCGGAGGGCGCCCCCGGTGCCGTCGCCCCCACGTGGATCGTCAACCCCTGGGACTCGTCCTGGCTGGACGCCCTGGAGCACCAGTGGTCGCTCGCCGTGCCGTACTGGCGCGAGCTCGACCGCCGCGCCGCCGACGCCGACGTCCACCTCTGCATCGAGATGCACCCGCAGAACCTGGTGTTCAACCCCTCCACGCTGGAGCGGCTGGTCGAGCAGACCGGCGCCACGCACGTGGGCGCCGAGATGGACCCGTCGCACCTGTTCTGGCAGCAGATCGACCCGGTCGCGGCGATCCGCCACCTCGGGCCGCTGGTGCGTCACGCCGCGGCCAAGGACGTGCGGATCAACCCGGCAGCGGCCATCCACGGCGTGCTCGACGACAGGTTCCGCCGCCTGCGCCCCGACGAGGACCGGGTGGGCCTCGGCACCGGCCCGGGCACCGACGGCGAGCACTACGTCAACGAGTGGCCGGAGGACTCCGCCTGGGACTTCGTCGCGGTGGGCAACGGCCACGACGTCGACTTCTGGGCGGAGTTCCTGCGCGCGCTGCACGAGGTCGACCCGGACATGAAGGTCAACATCGAGCACGAGGACACCGCGCTCGGCCGCATCGAGGGCCTGCGGGTGGCCGCCGACACCCTGGCGCGGGCCCGCGCGGCAGCGGGGGTCTGA
- a CDS encoding Gfo/Idh/MocA family protein, with amino-acid sequence MSTSPSSIGVAVIGAGMAGRAHVAGYRAAGSLYGGGLPEVRLVAVADAHAPFAESAARRWGYAKAVTSWQEVAEDPQVDAVSVVVANSLHREVVEGLLAAGKHVLCEKPLAPSIADAEAMVAAGERAAAEHGSVSGVGFTFRRSPAVAAVQRLVADGSIGALRHVDGRYWCDYAVDPDAPMSWRYRGGAGSGALADIGSHLVDLAEFLGGPVTSVRGTTFTTVTTTRPKPVGVVVGHAKSAVSDEREPVENEDLVSFTATLASGAIATLTASRISHGHANGLGFSVFCDRGAAVFDLERPAELLVSDDSAPAGLGGYRQVLVGPDHPYVAGGLAMDFPSVGHGQNDFFTFQCRAFLEQIAGTGGTPPLLPLSHGLHNLRVLDAVTRAASLPGVDVDVDA; translated from the coding sequence ATGAGCACGTCCCCCTCGTCGATCGGCGTCGCCGTCATCGGCGCCGGCATGGCCGGCCGCGCCCACGTGGCCGGCTACCGCGCCGCCGGCTCGCTCTACGGCGGCGGCCTGCCCGAGGTGCGCCTCGTCGCGGTCGCGGACGCCCACGCGCCCTTCGCCGAGTCCGCCGCCCGCCGGTGGGGCTACGCGAAGGCCGTCACCAGCTGGCAGGAGGTGGCGGAGGACCCGCAGGTCGACGCCGTCAGCGTGGTCGTCGCCAACTCCCTGCACCGCGAGGTCGTCGAGGGGCTGCTCGCGGCGGGCAAGCACGTGCTGTGCGAGAAGCCGCTCGCCCCGTCGATCGCCGACGCCGAGGCGATGGTCGCCGCGGGCGAGCGCGCCGCCGCCGAGCACGGCTCCGTCTCCGGCGTCGGCTTCACCTTCCGCCGCTCCCCCGCCGTCGCGGCGGTCCAGCGGCTGGTCGCCGACGGCTCCATCGGCGCGCTGCGGCACGTCGACGGCCGCTACTGGTGCGACTACGCGGTCGACCCCGACGCCCCCATGAGCTGGCGCTACCGGGGCGGGGCGGGGTCCGGGGCGCTCGCCGACATCGGCAGCCACCTCGTCGACCTCGCCGAGTTCCTCGGCGGACCCGTCACCTCGGTGCGCGGGACGACGTTCACCACGGTGACCACCACGCGCCCGAAGCCCGTCGGCGTCGTCGTCGGGCACGCGAAGAGCGCCGTCTCCGACGAGCGCGAGCCGGTGGAGAACGAGGACCTCGTCAGCTTCACCGCCACGCTCGCCTCGGGAGCCATCGCCACCCTCACCGCCTCGCGCATCTCCCACGGGCACGCCAACGGGCTCGGCTTCTCGGTGTTCTGCGACCGCGGTGCCGCGGTCTTCGACCTCGAGCGGCCCGCCGAGCTGCTGGTCTCCGACGACTCCGCCCCCGCCGGCCTCGGCGGCTACCGCCAGGTGCTCGTCGGCCCCGACCACCCCTACGTCGCCGGTGGGCTGGCGATGGACTTCCCCTCCGTCGGCCACGGCCAGAACGACTTCTTCACCTTCCAGTGCCGCGCGTTCCTGGAGCAGATCGCCGGGACGGGTGGCACGCCGCCCCTGCTGCCGCTGAGCCACGGCCTGCACAACCTGCGGGTGCTCGACGCCGTCACCCGCGCTGCCTCACTGCCAGGAGTCGACGTCGACGTCGACGCCTGA
- a CDS encoding LacI family DNA-binding transcriptional regulator — protein MSGASSRPGGRPTLADVAERAGVSPGTASLALRGAAGPSAASVERVRAAASALGYRADRTASRLAARRTRLLGVTLTIRNTFHAELAEALQDAAEDAGYQVLLHPVTARRGEAGAVEVLLDSRCEALLLLGSELPSSQLAALDAHDPVVLVGRRAPGLDVVRADEAAGTALVVEHLAELGHTRLAHVSGGGSEVAHERRDGFLAAARSRGLDPLVVEGSFSEDAGAAAVAEVLAAGATGVFAANDRVAVGLLDAVRGAGPREGAALSVVGYDDSPLARLGHVRLTSVSQDPAALAAAAVRTAVERLDGGREDPVDVVLAPHLVVRGSTGRP, from the coding sequence ATGTCCGGCGCGTCGAGCCGCCCCGGGGGCCGCCCGACGCTCGCCGACGTCGCCGAGCGGGCCGGTGTCTCCCCGGGCACCGCGTCCCTGGCGCTGCGCGGCGCCGCCGGGCCCAGCGCCGCCTCCGTCGAGCGCGTCCGCGCCGCCGCGAGCGCCCTCGGCTACCGGGCGGACCGCACCGCCAGCCGCCTCGCCGCCCGCCGCACCCGGCTCCTCGGCGTGACGCTGACGATCCGCAACACCTTCCACGCCGAGCTCGCCGAGGCCCTCCAGGACGCCGCCGAGGACGCCGGGTACCAGGTGCTCCTGCACCCGGTCACCGCCCGCCGCGGCGAGGCGGGAGCCGTCGAAGTCCTGCTCGACTCCCGGTGCGAGGCGCTGCTGCTGCTCGGCAGCGAGCTGCCGTCGTCGCAGCTCGCAGCCCTGGACGCCCACGACCCGGTGGTGCTGGTCGGGCGCCGGGCACCAGGGCTCGACGTCGTCAGGGCCGACGAGGCCGCGGGCACGGCCCTGGTGGTCGAGCACCTCGCGGAGCTCGGTCACACCCGCCTCGCCCACGTCAGCGGCGGCGGCAGCGAGGTCGCCCACGAGCGCCGCGACGGCTTCCTCGCCGCAGCGCGGTCGCGGGGCCTGGACCCGCTCGTGGTGGAGGGGTCGTTCAGCGAGGACGCCGGAGCCGCGGCGGTCGCCGAGGTCCTCGCCGCCGGAGCGACCGGGGTGTTCGCCGCCAACGACCGCGTGGCCGTCGGGCTCCTCGACGCCGTCCGGGGTGCGGGGCCGCGGGAAGGCGCGGCGCTCTCGGTGGTCGGCTACGACGACAGCCCCCTGGCCCGCCTCGGGCACGTCCGCCTGACCTCCGTCAGCCAGGACCCCGCGGCGCTCGCCGCGGCCGCGGTGCGCACCGCCGTCGAGAGGCTGGACGGCGGCCGGGAGGATCCCGTCGACGTCGTCCTCGCCCCGCACCTGGTGGTGCGAGGCTCGACGGGACGGCCGTGA
- a CDS encoding TIM barrel protein, which yields MVAMRLAVCAEMVLLDLPFEQRVRRLTELGYGVVLWDWRTKDVAALAALRAGGTWYSSMTGYAEGTLADEVGAERLLATARDALAVAERLGVERLNVHGTGLDGQGLPVVAVDGAGATPAMWLRAARTLEALAALGEAHEQVFVLENLNTAVDHPGVPFARAADTIALVEAVGSPWLKLNLDLYHAQIGEGNLVELVERALPWVGEVQVADVPGRCQPGTGEVHYPAVAAALRRLGYDGVVALEAFARGDDEAALDDFRRAFTA from the coding sequence GTGGTGGCGATGAGGCTCGCGGTGTGCGCGGAGATGGTGCTGCTCGACCTGCCGTTCGAGCAGCGCGTGCGGCGCCTGACCGAGCTCGGCTACGGCGTCGTGCTCTGGGACTGGCGCACCAAGGACGTCGCCGCACTAGCTGCTCTGCGCGCGGGCGGCACCTGGTACTCCTCGATGACCGGCTACGCCGAGGGGACCCTCGCCGACGAGGTCGGCGCCGAGCGCCTGCTCGCCACCGCGCGCGACGCCCTGGCCGTGGCCGAGCGCCTCGGGGTGGAGCGGCTCAACGTCCACGGCACAGGCCTGGACGGCCAGGGGCTGCCCGTCGTCGCCGTGGACGGTGCCGGGGCCACGCCGGCGATGTGGCTGCGCGCCGCCAGGACCCTCGAGGCGCTGGCAGCGCTGGGGGAGGCCCACGAGCAGGTGTTCGTGCTGGAGAACCTCAACACCGCCGTCGACCACCCTGGGGTGCCCTTCGCCCGGGCCGCCGACACGATCGCGCTGGTCGAGGCCGTCGGGTCGCCGTGGCTGAAGCTCAACCTCGACCTGTACCACGCCCAGATCGGCGAGGGGAACCTCGTGGAGCTGGTGGAGCGGGCGCTCCCGTGGGTCGGGGAGGTCCAGGTCGCGGACGTGCCGGGCCGCTGCCAGCCGGGCACCGGCGAGGTCCACTACCCGGCGGTGGCCGCGGCGCTGCGGCGTCTCGGCTACGACGGCGTGGTGGCGCTGGAGGCGTTCGCCCGCGGCGACGACGAAGCGGCGCTCGACGACTTCCGCCGCGCCTTCACCGCCTGA
- a CDS encoding aldo/keto reductase, translating into MQLSPLGTTGLQVSQVALGTAPLGGGLFGDCDEQQAERVVHEALDLGITLVDTSPYYGDAEERLGRALRGGRRDRVVLATKAGRYGSDDFDVSAARIRSSLQRSLDLLRTDHVDVFQLHDVEFVPLEQIREVAVPALLALREEGLVRAVGVTGYPVETICALVEEFDLDVVLTYAHATLLDDSLMTRVLPVAEANGTAVMNAAAVSLGLLTPSGGSMAADHPASPVIREAAAAVVALCQREGVDVAQLANQYSIQRSGAATTVIGTRKPANVRAAVEAAGEPIDEELLAEVLALRPPADQRTWPAGGWRG; encoded by the coding sequence GTGCAGCTCTCACCCCTGGGAACCACCGGCCTGCAGGTCTCGCAGGTGGCGCTCGGCACCGCGCCGCTCGGCGGCGGCCTCTTCGGCGACTGCGACGAGCAGCAGGCCGAGCGCGTGGTCCACGAGGCCCTCGACCTCGGCATCACGCTCGTCGACACCTCGCCGTACTACGGCGACGCCGAGGAGCGGCTCGGCCGTGCGCTGCGCGGCGGCCGCCGCGACCGGGTGGTGCTGGCGACCAAGGCCGGTCGCTACGGCAGCGACGACTTCGACGTCTCCGCCGCCCGCATCCGGTCGAGCCTCCAGCGCAGCCTCGACCTGCTGCGGACCGACCACGTCGACGTCTTCCAGCTGCACGACGTCGAGTTCGTGCCCCTCGAGCAGATCCGCGAGGTCGCCGTACCGGCTCTCCTCGCGCTGCGCGAGGAGGGCCTGGTCCGCGCCGTCGGCGTGACCGGGTACCCCGTCGAGACCATCTGCGCCCTGGTGGAGGAGTTCGACCTCGACGTCGTGCTGACGTACGCGCACGCCACGCTGCTCGACGACTCCCTGATGACGCGGGTGCTGCCCGTGGCGGAGGCGAACGGCACCGCCGTGATGAACGCCGCCGCCGTCTCGCTCGGGCTGCTCACACCGTCCGGCGGCTCGATGGCCGCCGACCACCCCGCGAGCCCGGTGATCCGGGAGGCGGCCGCCGCGGTGGTGGCCCTGTGCCAGCGGGAGGGGGTCGACGTCGCCCAGCTCGCCAACCAGTACTCCATCCAGCGCAGCGGTGCGGCGACCACCGTCATCGGCACCCGGAAGCCCGCGAACGTCCGTGCCGCCGTGGAGGCGGCGGGCGAGCCGATCGACGAGGAGCTGCTCGCCGAGGTGCTGGCGCTGCGACCCCCGGCCGACCAGCGCACCTGGCCCGCGGGCGGCTGGCGGGGCTGA